The Stomoxys calcitrans chromosome 3, idStoCalc2.1, whole genome shotgun sequence genome includes a region encoding these proteins:
- the LOC106081660 gene encoding chitinase-like protein Idgf1, whose translation MNIIKSIIVTLVLLVKCLRIDGSNIVCFLDSSNPSLIAVEALTVALHDCTHFIYGYATLTPRYFSLSFDGSVGRTLALADIAGLKEQFPKVKFLLSLGGNRDLIDNQKYLQLLDAKDTEQQNFIQSVLKVLNFYKFDGLDLAYQFPNEVASKAPEDDAVGFWRGVRNLFGGKSEEKPKARQYKAEFSKLVESLSSHLKSEKRLLTLSVLPHVNPDSYFDIPTLNKHLDFVHLWSFDYVTPLRSPHRADYPAPLFAPTSKGNSLPHSNVDSQVRYWLAHNVSSEKLILGIPSFGRTWKLTKLPNHGRAPLVENVNGPSEVGDESQTPGVLNWLEICGMLKNYSIQTKGSYDQGHYLVYPSSDIYPQDSWIGFDGPNIAHYKSLYASAEKLGGVAEIDLSFDDYGGNCTGLKFPIVKYMKGMLKKVENIVEDFEMPSN comes from the exons ATGAACATAATCAAGAGCATTATAGTGACATTGGTGCTGTTGGTGAAGTGCCTGCGGATAGATGGCTCAAACATAGTTTGCTTTTTGGATTCCTCAA ATCCTTCACTCATTGCCGTTGAAGCTTTGACAGTTGCTTTACACGATTGCACCCATTTCATATATGGCTACGCCACCCTTACCCCCCGCTACTTTTCGCTGTCCTTCGATGGTTCGGTTGGAAGAACTTTGGCATTGGCCGACATTGCAGGATTAAAGGAACAGTTCCCCAAAGTTAAATTTCTGCTCAGCTTGGGTGGAAATCGTGACTTAATTGAtaatcaaaaatatttgcagCTGCTTGATGCCAAGGACACGGAACAGCAGAATTTTATTCAATCAGTTTTAAAAGTTTTGAATTTCTACAAATTTGATGGCCTAGATTTGGCCTATCAGTTTCCCAATGAAGTAGCCTCCAAAGCACCAGAAGATGATGCTGTGGGCTTCTGGAGAGGGGTAAGAAATCTGTTTGGTGGAAAAAGCGAGGAGAAACCAAAGGCGCGACAATATAAGGCGGAATTTTCCAAGTTGGTGGAATCACTCAGTTCACATCTGAAATCAGAAAAGCGCTTGTTAACCTTGAGCGTCTTGCCTCATGTCAACCCGGATT CGTACTTCGACATCCCCACACTGAACAAgcatttggattttgttcaccTCTGGTCCTTTGATTATGTCACACCCCTGCGTAGCCCCCATCGGGCGGATTATCCTGCTCCCTTATTTGCCCCTACCTCAAAGGGCAATAGTCTGCCGCATAGCAATGTTGACTCACAAGTTCGATATTGGCTTGCCCATAATGTAAGCAGCGAAAAATTAATCTTAGGTATACCCAGTTTCGGTCGCACCTGGAAACTGACTAAACTGCCTAACCATGGAAGAGCTCCGCTCGTCGAAAATGTCAATGGGCCATCCGAAGTGGGTGATGAATCGCAAACGCCTGGTGTGCTCAACTGGTTGGAGATATGTGGAATGTTGAAAAACTACTCAATTCAGACAAAAGGATCCTATGACCAGGGTCATTATTTGGTGTATCCCTCCTCGGACATTTATCCGCAAGACTCTTGGATAGGTTTTGATGGGCCAAATATTGCCCATTATAAGTCCTTATATGCTAGCGCCGAAAAACTAGGTGGTGTTGCTGAAATTGATTTAAGCTTTGATGATTATGGCGGCAATTGCACTGGCCTTAAATTTCCCATCGTAAAGTATATGAAAGGAATGTTGAAAAAGGTAGAGAATATTGTGGAAGATTTTGAAATGCCTTCAAACTAA
- the LOC106081669 gene encoding chitinase-like protein Idgf3 isoform X1: MKFWLNLFAFAAVGHLTLALGPNMICYYDASSEDRVGQAKFTIQDIESVIQFCTHLVYGYVGIDPETFEIISLNVQRDVKKRHFAAVTELKDRYPSTKFLLSVGGDKDLNKPEKYINLLESGKANQTKFIESARDVLRAYNFDGLDLAFQLPRNKPLKVHSEIGQVWKSFKKFFSGDQIVDEKSDEHKEQFTELVKDIRMAFRTYDLMLTLTVLPNVNSSWYFNAPAIINNLDYVNLAAFDFTTPERNPHEADYTAPLFHLPQEGNRMTHYSVDYQVDHWISQRVPHSKINVGITTYGRAWKMTTESKADGLPIVQHTDGPAPAGEETKTEGLLKYSEICQLTSPWKVDRKGDESPIKRIVDRTHKYGVYAYRSADSKGENGMWVSFEDTDTVATKATYVRNRGLGGVALFDLSMDDFRGNCANEKFPLLKAIKYKFCERCI, from the exons GACAAGCTAAATTCACGATTCAGGACATAGAATCTGTCATACAGTTTTGTACTCATTTGGTTTACGGCTATGTTGGCATTGACCCCGAAACATTCGAAATAATAAGTCTCAATGTACAGAGGGATGTTAAAAAACGGCACTTTGCCGCTGTAACCGAGTTAAAGGACCGTTATCCTAGTACAAAGTTCCTCTTGAGTGTAGGTGGAGACAAAGATTTGAATAAACCTGAGAAATATATAAACCTACTGGAGTCGGGAAAGGCAAATCAAACGAAATTCATTGAATCTGCTCGAGATGTCTTAAGGGCGTACAATTTTGATGGCTTAGATTTGGCCTTTCAATTGCCACGCAATAAGCCATTGAAGGTGCACTCTGAAATTGGACAGGTGTGGAAGTCTTTTAAGAAATTCTTCAGTGGTGATCAAATTGTCGATGAGAAGTCCGATGAGCACAAGGAGCAATTCACCGAATTGGTTAAGGATATAAGAATGGCTTTCAGGACCTATGATTTAATGTTGACACTGACGGTGCTGCCAAATGTTAACTCATCGT ggtACTTCAATGCTCCTGCCATTATTAATAATTTGGACTATGTTAATTTGGCTGCTTTTGACTTCACCACGCCTGAGCGTAATCCCCATGAAGCGGattatacagctcccctatttCATTTACCCCAGGAAGGCAATCGTATGACTCATTATAGTGTGGACTATCAAGTCGATCATTGGATCTCCCAACGAGTACCCCACAGTAAAATCAATGTGGGTATAACCACCTATGGCAGAGCTTGGAAAATGACAACAGAGTCTAAAGCTGATGGTCTGCCCATTGTGCAGCACACCGATGGCCCCGCTCCAGCGGGAGAGGAAACTAAGACCGAAGGCTTGTTAAAATATTCTGAAATATGCCAATTGACTAGCCCTTGGAAAGTGGACCGCAAAGGCGACGAGTCCCCTATAAAGCGTATTGTGGATCGAACACACAAATATGGCGTGTACGCCTATCGCTCGGCCGACAGCAAAGGCGAGAATGGCATGTGGGTTAGCTTTGAGGATACCGACACAGTTGCTACCAAAGCAACCTACGTCAGGAATCGTGGCTTGGGCGGTGTGGCTTTGTTTGACTTGAGCATGGATGATTTTCGTGGCAATTGTGCTAATGAAAAGTTTCCTTTACTGAAAGCtattaaatacaaattttgtgaaAGATGTATTTAG